A window of Sutcliffiella cohnii contains these coding sequences:
- a CDS encoding EAL domain-containing protein, whose amino-acid sequence MSDNKINILLVDDRTENLLALEAILDNEDYQLIKATSGEEALKFLLKYDFAAILLDVQMPGMDGFKTASIIKAREKTRHIPILFITANHLDQEHVFTGYSVGAIDYILKPVDALVLKVKVEGFVHLYKLNDQLKQQKKELEEKNRLLEESYLELSEKSNRLKESEALSNVIFNTSIDTMLVLDEDGTLLKVNPAFASMFLYKVEEVVGTNIRDYFSNQSQLEQLANNYEQFINIPPTIEKKLVINAVKKDGSVFPVEAQLGRKLVNGKNIIAVTIRDVTIQKEYEEKITHMAYHDYLTGLPNRRFFERNLQEQMEASIEQNESFALMYIDIDRFQSVNNSLGQRIGDELLQLIVQRIKNSVPNEYTIYRVGGDKFAVFLSNRETAIEIAEELLTTFNSPFLVHYYEIYVTASIGISIFPYDATNAQDLVKNANAALYQAKREGMDNYQLYHSGLNLQTYRKFMLQNDLRKALERNELIVHYQPRYVVQEKQMMSVEALVRWNHPDWGLIYPGEFIPIAEETGMIGQIGKWVVEAVCKQWNEWKGKGLPPVRISVNFSGQQFLHKNMEEEMKSIIKKQEVDPTYLEFEITESTLMSNQSAVLKMINSFRNMGIKISIDDFGTGYSSLSYLRKYPVDIIKIDKSFVQDHSDESRALITAIITLASQLKMKVVVEGVETNEQWEAMKAMKCDEIQGYYFSRPLPSLELEQFYARQLEGENIRKAEMQKEVTVIPQLETDNELLVNALAKNKLTFSLSARELEVLTLVVKGFTNKEISEELFISEHTVKNHITKIFQKLNVNDRLQAMAKIYQSFLELEKTR is encoded by the coding sequence ATGAGCGATAATAAAATTAATATACTATTAGTAGATGACCGTACAGAAAATTTATTAGCATTAGAAGCAATTCTAGATAATGAAGACTATCAATTAATAAAGGCAACGTCAGGTGAGGAAGCTTTAAAATTTCTCTTAAAGTATGATTTTGCAGCAATCTTATTAGACGTTCAAATGCCTGGAATGGATGGTTTTAAAACAGCAAGTATAATAAAAGCGAGAGAAAAAACACGTCACATTCCTATTCTATTTATTACCGCTAATCATTTAGACCAAGAACATGTTTTTACGGGCTATTCTGTTGGTGCTATCGATTATATTTTGAAACCTGTCGATGCACTCGTATTAAAAGTAAAAGTAGAGGGGTTCGTTCATCTTTATAAACTTAATGACCAATTAAAACAACAAAAGAAGGAATTAGAAGAGAAAAATAGATTGCTGGAAGAATCATACTTAGAGCTATCAGAAAAGTCTAATAGGCTAAAAGAGTCAGAAGCCTTATCTAATGTCATTTTCAATACTTCTATAGACACGATGCTAGTTTTAGATGAAGATGGCACGTTATTGAAGGTGAATCCAGCTTTTGCATCGATGTTTTTATATAAAGTAGAAGAAGTCGTTGGTACAAATATTAGAGATTATTTTTCTAACCAATCACAGTTAGAGCAGTTAGCGAACAATTACGAGCAGTTCATAAATATACCCCCGACTATAGAAAAGAAATTAGTTATAAATGCGGTAAAAAAAGATGGAAGTGTTTTTCCTGTAGAAGCTCAACTTGGAAGAAAACTTGTTAACGGAAAAAATATAATTGCCGTTACAATCCGAGATGTAACAATCCAAAAGGAATACGAAGAAAAAATTACACATATGGCTTACCATGACTACTTAACAGGATTACCAAATCGCCGTTTTTTTGAAAGAAACCTACAAGAGCAAATGGAAGCTTCTATCGAACAAAATGAATCATTTGCTCTTATGTATATAGACATTGATCGTTTTCAATCTGTTAACAATTCATTAGGTCAACGAATCGGTGATGAGTTGTTACAGCTAATTGTACAACGAATAAAAAATAGTGTGCCAAATGAATATACTATTTATAGAGTTGGTGGCGATAAGTTTGCTGTCTTTTTATCAAATCGAGAAACAGCAATAGAAATTGCAGAAGAATTGCTTACAACGTTCAATAGTCCATTTTTAGTCCACTATTACGAAATCTATGTAACGGCAAGTATCGGTATTAGCATTTTTCCATACGATGCAACTAATGCACAAGATTTAGTTAAAAATGCAAATGCTGCATTATATCAAGCTAAACGAGAAGGTATGGACAACTATCAACTTTATCATTCTGGCTTAAATCTACAAACATATCGAAAGTTTATGTTGCAAAATGATTTGCGAAAAGCTTTAGAACGCAATGAATTAATTGTTCATTACCAACCACGCTATGTCGTACAAGAAAAACAAATGATGAGCGTAGAAGCGTTAGTTCGTTGGAATCACCCTGATTGGGGCTTAATTTATCCTGGAGAATTTATTCCGATTGCAGAGGAAACGGGTATGATTGGACAAATTGGCAAATGGGTTGTAGAAGCAGTATGTAAACAATGGAACGAGTGGAAGGGAAAAGGGTTACCACCAGTTAGAATCTCGGTAAACTTTTCTGGACAACAATTTCTCCATAAAAATATGGAGGAAGAAATGAAAAGTATTATTAAGAAACAAGAAGTAGATCCAACATACTTAGAGTTTGAAATAACAGAGTCTACTTTAATGTCCAACCAATCCGCGGTTCTAAAAATGATAAATAGTTTTAGAAATATGGGAATTAAAATTAGTATTGATGACTTTGGAACGGGCTACTCTTCCTTAAGTTATTTACGGAAGTACCCTGTCGATATAATTAAAATAGATAAATCATTTGTACAAGATCATTCCGATGAGAGTAGAGCGTTAATCACCGCAATTATAACACTAGCTTCCCAATTAAAGATGAAAGTTGTAGTGGAAGGCGTCGAAACGAACGAGCAGTGGGAAGCAATGAAAGCTATGAAATGCGATGAAATTCAAGGTTATTACTTTAGCCGACCTCTTCCATCATTAGAACTAGAGCAATTTTACGCAAGGCAGCTTGAAGGGGAAAATATTCGAAAAGCGGAAATGCAAAAAGAGGTCACTGTAATCCCACAATTGGAAACAGATAATGAACTGTTAGTTAATGCTTTGGCGAAAAATAAACTAACGTTCTCTTTGTCAGCAAGAGAACTAGAGGTGTTAACCCTTGTCGTAAAAGGATTTACTAATAAAGAAATTTCGGAAGAATTATTTATAAGTGAACATACGGTTAAAAACCATATAACGAAGATTTTCCAAAAACTAAATGTAAATGATCGGTTACAAGCGATGGCGAAAATTTACCAAAGTTTTTTAGAATTAGAAAAAACGAGATAG
- a CDS encoding response regulator, with protein sequence MKIKTRLLLAISAIPVLIVLIALITLFQLNNLQNMNQKQLEYFDTIMLAQSIQRDMKDEAVSLRDIVIFQNAQLIEEEKEQLNHLNTSIEMNLLKLEKLLDESELYDSFIELRMVREEFSTYKEEVLELLSTGQNEEAIQLINNDSKKIHENFFNSITKIVEGLEVSVKHSITDSSTQFEDQLYTSNIFAIIGILLIAGFIVKNVWDISNRLNKVSKIMSDVASGKGDLRTELEVTSTDEIGDVATSFNKMTFTLAEQLDKEQTLTWTKTNIAKITTNLSEKQDLESLSKTLLSDLAPLLEIVHGVLYVQDTQNKEEGSAYRLLGTYALKERKHNNNVIRKGEGLIGQAVLEKESIIITELPNDYVRVHSGIGAGKPLNLYVLPILFEGEVKAVLEVATFKSFTVDQQNFVEELLDGIGIIIDNIQGRLRLAYLLEEAQTLTEEVQAQSEELQSQQEELRQTNEELEEQTQSLRASEEKLQLQQEELEQANADLQEKALFLEEQNKKFETKNREVEEARVQLEEKASQLAKTSKYKSEFLANMSHELRTPLNSLLILSKLLSDNTDGNLSGKQREYAKTIHTAGRDLLMLINDILDLSKIEAGKMEVNYLQKDMKEMIETIEQQFLPVAFEKNLKFSIKINETVPPIIQTDDKLLQQILKNLLSNAFKFTEEGSVTLQIDYDKNKELFYFHVKDTGIGISPEKQAIIFEAFHQGDGTTSRKYGGTGLGLSISRELASLLVGEISVSSMENVGSTFTLTIGKPTEIPKWLDVKQGYEEVAVTNEVIHPYKDTKQVDCVKMDSVKTEKDEEIKRVLIIDDDPMQRNSLMELIGEHNIIMKAVASGKEAMEQIKKDHYDILILDLGLPDTSGFKLLESLANESNNEHQKIFIYTGRDLTSKEELQLQRYADSIIIKDGYSPERLKEELTLFLQTEQTEDEPIVQETVNAQLDDIHVLIVDDDVRNVFALSNALELYGMKVSFAENGREGIELLKTSDNIDIVLMDIMMPEMDGYEAIQRIRTDLSLDTPIIALTAKAMKEDRDKCIEVGASDYIVKPVLPDQLISLMKVWLYREDS encoded by the coding sequence ATGAAAATAAAAACGAGGTTATTGCTAGCTATAAGCGCAATTCCAGTTCTTATAGTATTAATTGCACTTATTACTTTATTCCAGTTAAACAATTTACAAAATATGAATCAAAAACAGTTGGAATACTTTGATACAATTATGCTGGCTCAGTCTATTCAAAGAGATATGAAAGATGAAGCGGTCAGTTTACGTGACATCGTTATCTTTCAAAATGCTCAATTAATAGAAGAAGAGAAAGAACAATTAAATCACCTAAATACTTCAATAGAAATGAATCTTCTGAAATTAGAAAAACTATTGGATGAAAGCGAATTATACGATAGTTTTATTGAGTTGAGAATGGTCCGGGAAGAGTTTAGTACTTATAAGGAAGAAGTTCTTGAATTACTCTCCACCGGTCAAAATGAGGAAGCAATACAGCTCATTAACAATGATAGTAAGAAAATACATGAAAACTTTTTCAATTCTATTACTAAAATTGTCGAAGGACTCGAAGTATCTGTCAAACATTCTATAACAGATAGTTCTACTCAATTTGAAGATCAACTTTACACTAGTAATATTTTTGCCATTATCGGTATTTTATTAATTGCTGGTTTTATAGTGAAGAATGTGTGGGACATTTCTAACAGACTTAATAAAGTTTCCAAAATTATGTCTGATGTGGCAAGCGGAAAAGGAGATTTAAGAACAGAATTAGAAGTTACATCCACTGATGAGATTGGTGATGTAGCAACGTCCTTTAATAAAATGACCTTTACTTTAGCGGAACAATTGGATAAAGAACAAACGTTAACATGGACGAAAACGAATATAGCCAAAATTACAACAAACTTAAGTGAAAAACAAGATTTAGAATCTTTATCTAAGACGTTACTTTCTGACCTTGCACCGTTATTAGAAATTGTCCATGGTGTACTTTACGTTCAGGATACGCAGAACAAAGAGGAAGGTTCAGCATATCGTCTTTTAGGAACGTATGCGCTAAAAGAGAGAAAACATAATAACAATGTAATTCGTAAAGGCGAAGGACTCATCGGTCAGGCGGTATTAGAAAAAGAATCGATAATTATAACGGAACTTCCTAATGACTATGTACGTGTACATTCTGGAATAGGCGCAGGAAAACCATTGAATCTTTATGTACTGCCAATTTTGTTTGAAGGAGAAGTAAAAGCTGTTTTAGAAGTAGCTACTTTTAAAAGCTTTACTGTTGATCAACAAAACTTTGTTGAGGAGTTACTAGATGGTATTGGTATTATCATTGACAATATTCAAGGTAGATTACGACTAGCATATTTATTAGAAGAAGCTCAAACATTAACGGAAGAGGTTCAAGCACAAAGTGAGGAACTTCAGTCTCAACAAGAAGAATTAAGACAAACAAATGAAGAACTAGAAGAGCAAACACAATCACTTCGTGCATCCGAAGAAAAATTACAACTTCAACAAGAAGAACTAGAGCAAGCAAATGCTGATTTACAAGAGAAAGCTCTATTTTTAGAAGAACAAAACAAAAAGTTTGAAACAAAGAATCGGGAAGTAGAGGAAGCAAGGGTTCAATTAGAAGAAAAAGCAAGTCAGTTAGCGAAAACATCAAAATATAAATCGGAGTTTTTAGCTAATATGTCTCATGAATTAAGAACGCCTTTAAATAGTTTGCTAATTTTATCAAAGCTATTATCGGATAATACGGATGGGAACTTATCAGGAAAACAGAGAGAGTATGCCAAAACGATACACACTGCTGGTAGGGATTTACTCATGTTAATAAATGATATATTAGACCTTTCTAAAATTGAAGCAGGAAAAATGGAAGTAAACTACCTTCAAAAAGATATGAAGGAAATGATAGAGACGATCGAACAGCAATTTTTACCTGTAGCGTTTGAAAAGAACCTTAAGTTTTCTATTAAGATAAATGAAACAGTCCCTCCTATTATTCAAACGGATGATAAGCTATTACAACAAATTCTTAAAAACTTATTGTCTAACGCATTTAAGTTTACAGAAGAAGGGTCTGTTACGTTGCAAATTGACTATGATAAAAACAAAGAGTTATTTTATTTCCATGTTAAAGACACTGGTATAGGAATAAGTCCTGAAAAACAGGCGATCATTTTTGAAGCGTTCCACCAAGGGGATGGTACTACAAGTAGGAAATACGGTGGTACTGGTCTCGGCCTCTCCATTAGTAGAGAATTAGCTAGTTTACTAGTAGGAGAAATTTCCGTTTCAAGTATGGAGAATGTCGGAAGCACCTTTACGTTAACTATTGGAAAGCCAACTGAAATACCCAAATGGTTGGATGTAAAACAAGGGTATGAGGAAGTAGCTGTTACAAACGAAGTAATTCATCCTTATAAAGATACAAAACAAGTTGATTGTGTAAAAATGGACTCGGTGAAAACGGAAAAGGATGAGGAAATCAAACGAGTCCTTATTATTGATGACGATCCGATGCAAAGAAATAGTTTAATGGAATTAATAGGGGAGCACAATATTATAATGAAGGCTGTTGCATCAGGGAAAGAAGCGATGGAACAAATTAAGAAAGATCATTACGATATACTAATTTTAGACTTAGGTTTACCTGATACATCGGGCTTTAAATTGCTAGAAAGTTTAGCAAATGAATCGAATAATGAGCACCAAAAGATCTTTATTTATACAGGGCGTGATTTAACATCAAAAGAAGAACTTCAATTACAACGATATGCTGATTCGATTATTATTAAGGATGGTTATTCCCCAGAGCGCTTAAAAGAGGAACTAACATTATTTTTACAAACAGAGCAAACGGAAGACGAACCGATTGTACAAGAAACTGTCAATGCTCAATTAGATGATATACATGTATTAATTGTTGACGATGATGTTCGAAATGTATTCGCCCTGTCTAATGCTCTTGAGTTATATGGAATGAAAGTATCGTTCGCAGAAAATGGAAGAGAAGGAATTGAACTGTTAAAAACCTCCGATAATATTGATATCGTATTAATGGACATCATGATGCCGGAAATGGATGGTTATGAGGCAATTCAGCGTATAAGAACAGACCTAAGTTTAGATACACCTATTATAGCCTTAACTGCCAAAGCGATGAAGGAAGACCGTGATAAGTGTATCGAGGTAGGAGCTTCTGACTACATTGTGAAGCCTGTACTACCTGATCAATTAATCTCCTTAATGAAAGTATGGTTATATCGTGAGGACAGTTAG
- a CDS encoding CheR family methyltransferase — protein MDIEKYSNEETLEKIEIELLLDGIYKLFGYDYRNYAYQSIRRRVWHRVYAENLSTITSLTNKVLHEYDCLNRLVADFSINVTEMFRDPSFFLTIREEIIPILRTYPSIRIWHAGCSSGEEVYSMAILLEEEGLYEKTKIYATDINADILKVAKKGLFSLNNMKRYTSNYIAAGGKNAFSSYYEVTEKGVKFHSYLSKNIVFAQHNLVTDGSFNEFHVIICRNVLIYFNKTLQKKVHDLFYNSLNMFGFLGVGDKETIAYTPQSEKYIQVNKSEKLYKKIK, from the coding sequence ATGGATATCGAAAAATATTCTAACGAAGAAACATTAGAAAAAATTGAAATTGAACTACTTTTAGATGGCATATATAAACTATTTGGCTATGATTATCGTAACTATGCCTATCAGTCCATTAGAAGGAGAGTTTGGCATCGTGTGTACGCCGAGAACTTATCAACCATCACATCATTAACAAACAAAGTACTTCATGAGTATGACTGTTTAAACCGTTTAGTAGCGGACTTTTCGATAAATGTGACGGAAATGTTTAGAGATCCATCTTTCTTCTTAACTATTCGAGAAGAAATAATTCCAATCTTGCGCACATACCCTTCCATTCGAATATGGCATGCAGGTTGTTCGAGTGGTGAAGAAGTATATTCCATGGCCATTTTACTCGAGGAAGAAGGCCTATATGAGAAAACAAAAATTTACGCAACGGATATTAATGCAGACATATTAAAAGTAGCAAAAAAAGGTTTGTTTTCGTTAAATAATATGAAAAGATATACAAGTAATTACATTGCTGCTGGTGGAAAAAATGCCTTTTCTTCTTATTATGAAGTAACTGAAAAAGGTGTAAAGTTTCACTCGTATTTGTCAAAAAACATTGTATTTGCACAGCACAACTTAGTGACGGACGGCTCTTTCAATGAATTTCACGTCATTATTTGTAGGAATGTATTAATATATTTCAATAAAACGTTACAAAAGAAAGTGCATGATTTATTTTACAATAGCTTAAATATGTTTGGATTTTTAGGAGTCGGAGATAAAGAAACAATCGCCTACACTCCACAAAGTGAAAAATATATACAAGTAAACAAATCAGAAAAACTATATAAAAAAATAAAATAG
- a CDS encoding malate:quinone oxidoreductase, which translates to MSNKQTKTDVILIGAGIMSATLGTLLKELVPDWNISVFERLESAGEESSNEWNNAGTGHAALCELNYTTEKPDGSIDISKAIKINEQFQVSMQFWSYLVNRKLINKPEEFIKQLPHMSLVHGVQNVHFLKKRFKALSNNPLFHGMEYTEDPEKLMDWIPLIMEDRNVNEPIAATKIDSGTDVNFGDLTRKLFTHLESKNVNINFNHNVDGMKRTNDGSWELKVRNIATGRVERHTAKFVFIGGGGGSLHLLQKSGIPEGRGIGGFPVSGIFMVCNNPEIVEQHHAKVYGKAKVGAPPMSVPHLDTRFIDNKKSLLFGPFAGFSPKFLKTGSMFDLVTSVKPYNVLTMLAAGAKEMALTKYLIQQVMLSKEQRMEELREFIPNAKAEDWDLIVAGQRVQVIKDTDAGKGTLQFGTEVITAADGSIAALLGASPGASTAVSVMLELMEKCFPQHIDEWKPKIKEMVPSYGVSLLKKPDLIKEIHQTTAETLGFIEKKQGSPKIKTRILQEA; encoded by the coding sequence ATGAGCAACAAACAAACGAAAACAGACGTTATTTTAATTGGTGCTGGTATTATGAGTGCAACGTTGGGGACACTGCTAAAAGAATTAGTGCCAGACTGGAACATCTCAGTGTTTGAAAGACTGGAAAGTGCAGGAGAGGAAAGCTCTAACGAATGGAATAATGCCGGAACAGGGCATGCAGCATTGTGTGAACTTAACTATACTACTGAAAAACCTGACGGCTCAATTGATATTAGCAAGGCAATAAAAATTAATGAACAGTTTCAAGTTTCGATGCAGTTTTGGTCCTATCTTGTAAACAGAAAACTTATCAATAAACCAGAAGAATTTATTAAACAATTACCTCATATGAGCTTAGTGCATGGGGTACAAAATGTACACTTTTTGAAAAAACGCTTTAAGGCGCTTTCAAACAATCCGTTGTTCCACGGGATGGAATATACGGAAGATCCAGAAAAGCTAATGGATTGGATTCCGCTTATTATGGAAGATCGCAATGTAAACGAGCCAATTGCAGCAACAAAAATTGACTCTGGAACAGATGTTAACTTTGGGGATTTAACTCGCAAATTGTTTACCCATTTAGAAAGCAAAAATGTCAATATCAACTTTAACCATAATGTAGATGGTATGAAACGTACGAACGATGGATCGTGGGAATTAAAAGTTCGTAACATAGCAACAGGTAGAGTAGAGCGTCATACAGCTAAATTCGTCTTTATTGGTGGCGGTGGCGGAAGTCTACATTTACTACAAAAATCAGGCATTCCTGAAGGTAGAGGTATCGGCGGATTCCCTGTAAGCGGCATTTTTATGGTTTGTAATAATCCAGAAATCGTTGAACAGCACCATGCGAAAGTATACGGGAAAGCAAAAGTTGGTGCTCCACCAATGTCTGTACCCCATTTAGATACTAGATTTATAGATAATAAGAAATCATTACTATTTGGCCCGTTTGCTGGTTTCTCACCGAAATTTTTAAAAACAGGATCCATGTTTGATTTAGTAACTTCTGTAAAACCGTACAATGTACTAACGATGCTAGCAGCTGGCGCAAAAGAAATGGCGCTTACGAAATATTTAATTCAGCAAGTCATGCTCTCAAAAGAACAACGGATGGAAGAGTTACGTGAGTTCATCCCGAACGCTAAAGCGGAAGACTGGGATCTAATTGTAGCAGGACAACGTGTGCAAGTGATTAAAGATACAGACGCTGGAAAAGGAACACTTCAGTTTGGTACAGAAGTAATTACTGCAGCGGATGGATCCATCGCAGCATTGCTAGGCGCTTCGCCAGGTGCTTCGACAGCAGTATCTGTTATGTTAGAATTAATGGAAAAATGTTTCCCTCAACATATCGATGAATGGAAGCCAAAAATAAAAGAAATGGTACCTTCATATGGGGTTTCACTATTGAAGAAGCCAGATCTAATTAAAGAGATACACCAAACAACAGCAGAAACATTAGGTTTTATTGAAAAAAAACAAGGTAGTCCCAAAATTAAAACGCGTATTTTGCAGGAAGCATAA
- a CDS encoding DsbA family protein, whose amino-acid sequence MEVIDLNKPEKKINLYYVTDPICSHCWALEPTLRRLKEEYGHYFNFHTVMGGLLEKWGDGPVDPANGISGPADVAGHWREVGEYSRMPIDGSLMITNPVQSSFPPSRVYKVIQKKHGDEKANEYLRRAREELFAFNANIAEVSVMIENVNNLGLDGEEIVKEAGGPIGQQLLNEDFALTAKLGVRGFPTIIMVNEEDKGVKMVGSRALEYYVSGLEQVLKEEPKRNEQPSLSSLLEKEKLLFAKEIEVMYDVEQSDLQAFIKAQLAVGSFEEKELLGEKYYRFL is encoded by the coding sequence ATGGAAGTAATTGATTTAAACAAACCGGAGAAAAAGATAAATTTATATTATGTAACTGACCCTATTTGCTCGCATTGTTGGGCGCTTGAACCTACCCTTCGTCGTTTAAAAGAAGAGTACGGGCATTACTTTAATTTCCATACTGTTATGGGTGGATTATTAGAAAAATGGGGCGATGGGCCAGTAGATCCTGCTAATGGCATTTCTGGGCCAGCTGATGTTGCAGGTCATTGGAGAGAAGTTGGTGAATATTCACGTATGCCGATTGACGGGTCATTGATGATTACAAACCCTGTTCAGTCTTCATTCCCCCCATCTCGTGTCTACAAAGTCATTCAAAAAAAGCATGGCGATGAAAAAGCAAACGAATATTTACGCCGTGCGCGAGAAGAGCTATTTGCGTTCAATGCAAATATTGCGGAAGTATCTGTGATGATTGAAAATGTAAATAACTTAGGTCTTGATGGTGAAGAAATTGTTAAGGAAGCAGGAGGTCCTATTGGACAGCAATTATTGAACGAAGATTTTGCCCTTACAGCAAAATTAGGGGTGAGAGGTTTCCCAACCATTATTATGGTCAATGAGGAAGATAAAGGTGTTAAAATGGTCGGAAGTCGTGCTTTAGAATATTATGTTTCTGGGTTAGAACAAGTTTTAAAGGAAGAACCGAAACGAAACGAACAACCGTCTCTGTCTAGCTTACTGGAAAAAGAAAAGCTGTTATTCGCTAAAGAAATAGAAGTAATGTATGATGTAGAACAGTCTGATTTACAAGCTTTCATTAAGGCCCAGTTAGCTGTCGGTAGTTTTGAAGAAAAGGAGTTACTTGGAGAGAAATATTACCGTTTCCTCTAA
- a CDS encoding TetR/AcrR family transcriptional regulator, with translation MKESKTDPRVIRTRKLIMDSFIELSGKKEFKDITVKDITTEAMINRATFYYHFEDIYDLLEKALSEVLLINLDSKLYEKSELIEETFVNIFEAITNFQISLSNRCHRGYEDTIARIIREQLEVLFYKMLVKENKEERKELKITAIMLSWGMYGASVEWRRTDKTVGADEFIKEAIPFITNGVQFLNRKT, from the coding sequence ATGAAAGAATCAAAAACAGATCCTCGAGTTATCCGTACACGGAAATTAATTATGGACTCTTTTATTGAGCTTTCGGGTAAAAAAGAATTTAAAGACATAACGGTGAAAGATATTACAACAGAAGCAATGATAAATCGGGCAACGTTTTATTATCATTTCGAAGATATATATGACTTACTAGAAAAGGCGTTATCTGAAGTGCTTTTAATAAATTTAGACAGTAAGCTGTATGAAAAAAGTGAATTAATCGAAGAGACGTTCGTGAACATTTTTGAAGCAATAACAAATTTCCAAATCTCCTTATCTAACCGCTGCCATAGAGGGTATGAGGATACGATTGCTCGCATCATAAGAGAACAATTGGAAGTGCTTTTTTATAAAATGTTAGTAAAAGAAAATAAGGAAGAAAGAAAAGAGTTAAAAATAACCGCAATCATGCTTAGTTGGGGTATGTATGGAGCTTCTGTAGAGTGGAGAAGAACTGATAAAACCGTAGGAGCAGATGAGTTTATAAAAGAAGCGATTCCTTTTATTACGAATGGAGTTCAATTTCTTAATAGAAAAACGTAG